The sequence below is a genomic window from Curtobacterium sp. MCPF17_002.
GGCCCTGCGGATCGTCCGGGGTGAGCTCGTCGTCGACGCTTCCGACCAGTTGGTGGGCCCGGCGGTCCTCCGATCGCAGGTGATGGCGGCGCTCTACCGGCGGTTCCGCGCGGGCGATCTCGACGAGCGGGCGGCGCGGGAACAGCTCGACGGACTCGCCGGACTGCGGATCCGGCTGCTGGGGGACCGGGTGTCGCGATCGACGGCGTGGAAGATCGCGGCGCGGCTCGGCTGGGACGAGGTCGGGCCGGCGGAGTACCTCGCGGTCGCGGTCCTGCAGGCCGACACGCTGGTCACCGACGACCCGCTCCTGCGCTCGGCCGCCACCGACATGATCCCCGTCACCCCGACGAGCGCCCTCGTCGCCACGCGCTGAGGCGCCCGAGCGCGGACCGCAGAGCGCCCACGTCGAGCCGGCTCGCGGTGCCGTCGCGCATTCTGTACCGATGTGGCCGCCGGTCCGGGGACCCTGAAGGCCGTCCCGTGTTCGAGCGCGTTGGGTGAGCGCTGTCGGAGCTACAGGTCCGTAGCACCGTGGAGCCAGGGGAGAGAGTCATGAGTGACCCGACCGGCCCGCGAGGGTCAACCACTTCGAACAACGGCGACGACCGGGTCGACAACTCGGTCCCGGCCGGCAACGCGGTTCCCGTCGAGCGTCCGGGCGACAAGCGCTCGCACCACGACCACGACCACGACCGCGACCACGATCGCGACCACGACCACGCACGAACCGATCGCGAAGTCGTCGTCGACCGCGAGAAAGAGGAGTTCGGCGGCTTCAAGTGGGGCTCGGCCTTCTTCGGATGGCTGACCGCGACCGGCACGGCCGTCCTCCTCACCGCGATCCTCAGTGCCGTCGGCGCAGGAGTCGGCCTCGGCACGAACAACGGTGACGTCAACGACGCCGCCGAGAACGTGACGGAGAACGGGGACGTCGTCGGCATCGTCGGTGCGATCGTCCTCGCCGTGATCCTCCTCGTCGCCTACTTCTGCGGCGGCTACGTCGCCGGCCGCATGGCGCGGTTCGCCGGTGTGAAGCAGGGCATCGCGGTGTGGATCTGGGCGGTCGTGATCGCGATCGTCGTCGCCGTCGTGGCGGCGGTCGCAGGCTCGCAGTTCAACATCCTCGGGCAGCTCAACAGCTTCCCGCGCATCCCGATCGACGAGGGCACGCTCACCGTCACCGGCATCGTGACGGTCGCCATCGTGGCGGTCCTCAGCCTCGTCGGCGCGATCCTCGGCGGCATCGCCGGGATGCGCTACCACCGCAAGGTCGACCGGGTCGGACTCGGCCGCTGACACACCGTCCAGCACGACAAGCACGGCAACCGAAGGACACACCATGATCGACAGCAGCACCGCGAACAGCCTCTTCGACGCGAAGGTCGTCGACCCGACCGGCGACAAGGTCGGCACCGTGAAGCAGGTCTACCTCGACAACAGCACCGGACAGCCGCTGTTCGCGTCCGTCTCGACCGGACTGTTCGGCAGCGCCGAGTCGTTCGTACCGTTGCAGGACGCCAGCTTCAGCGGCGACGAGCTCCGCGTGCAGTACGACAAGGCCAGGGTCAAGGACGCACCACGCATCGACGCCGACGGCGACCTCAGCGAGCAGGAACAGGACCGCATCTTCGACTACTACGGCCTCGGCGGAGGCGGCACGGATCACGGGACGGCCGGCGACAGCGGTTCGGGTAGCCCGACGAGTTCGGACACGAACGACCGTGACAGCGGTGCCGACGCCGGCAACGGCACCGGGAGCGGCGTGGTCACCGGGGCCGGACACGACACGTCCGGGCCGGACACGGACGACGCGATGACCCGCTCGGAGGAGCGCCTCACGGTCGGCACGGAGACGGTGCAGACCGGTCGTGCACGGC
It includes:
- a CDS encoding PRC and DUF2382 domain-containing protein, with protein sequence MIDSSTANSLFDAKVVDPTGDKVGTVKQVYLDNSTGQPLFASVSTGLFGSAESFVPLQDASFSGDELRVQYDKARVKDAPRIDADGDLSEQEQDRIFDYYGLGGGGTDHGTAGDSGSGSPTSSDTNDRDSGADAGNGTGSGVVTGAGHDTSGPDTDDAMTRSEERLTVGTETVQTGRARLRKHIVTEQQQVTVPVQHEEVTLEREPITDANVGAATDGPALSEEEHAVTLSEEQVVADKETVPVERVKLGTETHAEQQQVTEDVSHEEIELDQDGDTRP